A DNA window from Anas platyrhynchos isolate ZD024472 breed Pekin duck chromosome 33, IASCAAS_PekinDuck_T2T, whole genome shotgun sequence contains the following coding sequences:
- the LOC140000169 gene encoding maestro heat-like repeat-containing protein family member 7 — MEFIVKYISGTEKVMLDFAGSKNSDVRESAVKVIERLITFFRWYLVIKILGNFENYGNDEPTDFNLHIPIHGKLLGHLLLFSSGDDSMSHSALGSLHRMYTVVREVRESSQTKGMKNYAERHKNLEDTAYPFSTTSTPCEIAKRFGGYLFPAERLDIILTALEALQDSSIHDKQGACSVLDAALEVPFYWLTDVPTIMECIRRNLGSIHTASARQCLDSLLLRLTNMMPRREVMNLLQFSPPRDRSWP; from the exons ATGGAATTCATCGTGAAGTATATCagtggcacagaaaag gtgatgctggactttgctggCTCCAAAAACTCAGATGTGCGTGAGAGCGCTGTGAAGGTGATTGAGAGGCTGATTACTTTCTTCCGCTGGTATTTGGTGAtcaag ATCTTAGGGAACTTTGAAAACTATGGCAACGATGAGCCCACAGATTTCAACCTGCACATCCCCATCCATGGCaagctgctgggccacctcttgcttttcagcagtggcGATGATTCCATGAGCCACTCAGCTTTGGGAAGTCTTCATCGCATGTACACAGTCGTCAGAGAAgtaagag AAAGCTCACAGACAAAGGGCATGAAAAATTATGCAGAGAGACACAAGAATTTGGAGGACACAGCATACCCgttttctacaacatcaactccgtgtgaaattgccaag cggTTTGGAGGatacctcttccctgctgagaggctggacatcatcctcacagcccttgaagctttacaagactccagcatccatgacaagcagggggcctgcagcgtgctggacgcagccttggaggtccctttctactggctgacagat gtgccaacgatcatggagtgcatcaggagaaacctgggcagcatccacacagcatcggcgcggcagtgcctggactccctgcttctcaggCTGACCAACATGATGCCCAGGAGAGAAGTCatgaacctgctgcagttctctccgccacgtgacaggtcctggccttaa